A stretch of Cytophagales bacterium DNA encodes these proteins:
- a CDS encoding ATP-binding cassette domain-containing protein, with product MISANNVSLQFGKRILFDEVNIKFTEGNCYGIIGANGAGKSTFLKILAGDISPNRGNVTMDPGERMAVLRQNHFEFDEETVLNTVLRGHEELWSIMQEKDAIYMKPDFSEADGIKASELEEKFAEMDGWNAEPEAAALLSGLGIVEADHYRQLQELDGTQKVRVLLAQALFGNPDILILDEPTNDLDLKTISWLEDFLLDFKNTVIVVSHDRHFLDTVCTHIVDIDFSQIKMFTGNYSFWYQSSQLALQQRSSANKKAEEKKKELQEFIARFAANASKSKQATSRRKLLDKINVDDIQPSSRRYPAIIFSQNRQAGDQILNVEGLSKSVDGNALFNNLDFRVNKGDKIAFLSDSSLATTALFQILMGELQADGGEFKYGQTITTTYLPNENEEFFDVDLNLIDWLRQFAEGEADDVYIRGFLGKMLFSGEETFKKANVLSGGEKVRCMISRMMLGEGNLLILDEPTNHLDLESITAFNNALKDFPGTVLFTSHDHEFTQTIANRIIEIFPNGQMDKLMDYDEYVGSDKVATQREQLSGQGA from the coding sequence ATGATCAGTGCAAACAATGTGTCCCTCCAGTTTGGGAAGCGTATCCTATTCGACGAAGTAAATATCAAGTTTACGGAGGGCAATTGCTATGGTATAATCGGGGCCAATGGCGCCGGGAAATCTACTTTCCTGAAGATCCTCGCGGGAGACATCTCTCCCAACCGGGGGAATGTAACCATGGATCCGGGAGAGCGCATGGCAGTTCTTCGTCAGAATCACTTTGAGTTTGATGAAGAGACCGTGCTGAATACCGTACTGAGAGGCCACGAAGAACTTTGGTCCATCATGCAGGAGAAAGATGCCATCTACATGAAGCCCGACTTTTCGGAGGCGGATGGGATCAAAGCTTCGGAACTGGAAGAGAAGTTTGCGGAAATGGACGGCTGGAATGCTGAACCTGAAGCAGCGGCTTTGTTAAGTGGCCTGGGGATCGTAGAGGCTGACCATTATCGTCAATTACAAGAATTGGATGGTACCCAGAAGGTACGTGTGCTTTTGGCGCAAGCTTTGTTTGGAAACCCGGACATCCTGATCCTCGATGAGCCTACCAACGATCTGGATCTGAAAACTATTTCCTGGTTAGAAGATTTCTTACTCGATTTCAAAAACACCGTGATCGTCGTTTCTCACGACAGGCACTTCCTCGATACGGTATGTACGCATATCGTGGACATTGACTTTTCGCAAATCAAAATGTTTACAGGAAACTACAGTTTTTGGTACCAGTCCAGTCAATTGGCATTACAGCAGCGAAGTTCGGCCAATAAGAAAGCTGAAGAAAAGAAAAAGGAACTACAGGAATTCATTGCGCGATTTGCAGCCAATGCCTCTAAATCAAAACAGGCGACCAGTCGAAGAAAGCTGTTGGATAAAATCAATGTTGATGACATTCAGCCATCTTCACGTAGATATCCGGCCATTATCTTCTCCCAAAACCGTCAGGCAGGTGATCAGATCCTGAATGTAGAAGGATTGAGTAAATCAGTGGACGGCAATGCACTTTTCAACAACCTCGACTTTCGGGTGAACAAAGGGGATAAGATTGCCTTTTTGAGCGACAGCAGCTTGGCTACTACAGCCTTATTCCAGATTTTGATGGGTGAGTTACAAGCGGATGGCGGTGAATTCAAGTATGGACAAACTATCACCACAACCTACCTGCCCAATGAGAATGAGGAGTTTTTCGATGTAGATCTCAACCTCATTGATTGGTTGCGTCAATTTGCCGAAGGCGAGGCGGATGATGTGTATATCCGTGGATTCCTGGGCAAAATGTTATTTTCAGGTGAAGAGACTTTCAAGAAAGCCAATGTGCTGTCAGGTGGAGAAAAGGTACGGTGCATGATCAGCCGCATGATGCTCGGTGAAGGAAACTTGTTGATCCTGGATGAACCGACCAATCACCTGGACCTGGAGTCGATCACGGCATTCAACAATGCCTTGAAGGACTTTCCGGGGACTGTTTTATTTACCTCTCACGATCACGAATTCACACAAACCATTGCTAATCGAATCATTGAGATTTTCCCGAATGGGCAGATGGACAAATTGATGGATTATGATGAATATGTAGGTAGCGACAAAGTTGCCACACAACGCGAACAATTATCTGGACAGGGTGCCTAA
- a CDS encoding glycosyltransferase family 2 protein, with protein sequence MQPTPAISVVLPYFNAEKTLARAIESILNQTFQDFELILINNNSSDGSEKIASRFASIDHRVRLKPVKRQGVAHASNHGFELASAPLIARMDADDEMLPDRLEKQVNFLNAHPIIGLVGGQVEYHGADANEGFRHYVDWSNSLIQANDIFTNRFVELPIVNPTIMFRKHLFEKHGGYTDGDFPEDYEMILRWMEKGVQMGKIESPVLKWNDHPERLTRTDTRYSDTVFYQVKAKYLASWLTKEAPSKDIWIWGAGKLSRRRSSLLEDHGIQIKGYIDVKPRQLVLPCIDFKDIPEPGALFILSYVANRGKRKEIKQYLLEKGYKEGVDFLLVA encoded by the coding sequence ATGCAACCCACACCAGCAATATCTGTTGTACTTCCTTATTTCAATGCTGAAAAAACTTTAGCAAGGGCCATCGAAAGTATCCTAAATCAAACCTTTCAGGACTTTGAACTGATCCTGATCAACAATAACAGTTCTGATGGATCAGAGAAAATAGCTTCACGTTTCGCAAGCATTGATCATCGGGTACGTCTAAAACCAGTAAAAAGACAAGGAGTGGCCCATGCCTCCAATCACGGTTTTGAATTGGCCAGCGCCCCCCTGATTGCACGTATGGATGCCGATGATGAAATGCTTCCAGATCGCCTGGAGAAACAAGTTAACTTCCTAAATGCGCATCCGATCATTGGTCTGGTGGGTGGACAGGTTGAATATCACGGTGCGGATGCCAATGAGGGATTTCGTCATTACGTCGATTGGAGCAATAGCTTAATCCAGGCGAATGACATTTTCACAAATCGTTTTGTAGAGCTCCCCATTGTGAATCCAACGATCATGTTCCGAAAACACCTATTCGAAAAACATGGAGGGTATACCGATGGAGACTTTCCTGAGGACTATGAAATGATCTTACGCTGGATGGAAAAGGGTGTGCAAATGGGGAAAATTGAAAGTCCAGTACTGAAATGGAATGACCATCCCGAACGATTGACTCGGACGGATACCCGATATTCTGATACAGTCTTTTATCAAGTAAAAGCCAAATATCTGGCGAGTTGGCTGACAAAAGAAGCACCAAGCAAAGACATCTGGATCTGGGGAGCGGGGAAACTAAGTCGCAGACGGAGTAGCCTCCTGGAAGACCATGGGATTCAAATCAAAGGATACATCGATGTGAAACCTCGACAATTAGTATTGCCGTGCATTGATTTTAAAGACATCCCAGAACCTGGAGCGCTCTTCATTCTTTCCTATGTAGCTAATCGCGGGAAAAGAAAAGAGATAAAACAATACTTATTGGAGAAAGGCTACAAAGAGGGAGTTGACTTTTTACTCGTCGCTTAA
- a CDS encoding TonB-dependent receptor, with the protein MKNMYKLMISKMSCLILIGMLFSSQLSIAGAAQSIWDVTLDLELNDEPLTKAFEEIEAKTDFTFNYSKSDVKAIKLTNKYKDVSLGQILTDFSKKGKLKFRQIGQHINVNKLPEVTNSTPIEVVEMAPIQVKVTDESGEPLIGVTVVIRGTSSGAVSDFNGIARIDAEQGAVLVVSYVGFQSQNITVGAATSYEVVLVEDLNQLESITVTGSRNENRSVTDTPVPIDVIDMEEIVAPGGQISITEILNVVAPSFTSQTQTVSDGTDHLDPASLRGLGPDQVLVLINGKRRHVSSLLNVNGTVGRGSVGTDMNSLPTAAIKRIEVLRDGAAAQYGSDAIAGVINIILKDATDQLDLTVTTGANFSSNSNQFDGGVDGEKIQIDANYGIPLGDGFINFTGSLGTRTPALRNRDYQGDIFQGFHGAERLFAASGGTVADMTLADYQSAASGLSYLGADVLTEIAGLDVANADDVTRLRELLGTDVDEAELAARGLTREDFRFKIGTAQLREGKAFANMSLPIGDNGTEFYAFGGIGYRQGLASGFYRRPAQGDGRANTPAFPNGFLPGIQSDVLDQSVSVGIKSKINDWKVDFSNTFGSNTFDITVVNSSNGTLGVATPRDFRAGGFGFSQNTTNLDVSKYHDSILEGFNVAFGAEYRVENFQVTAGEEASWANYDVNGNIINAATDDALLVRNNFTGATLGGGSQVYRGFTPQNEVNQFRNSIAGYFDFEADVTEALILSFATRFESYSDFGETFNYKIAGRYQFSENLAIRGAQSTGFRAPSLHQKFFSRSSTVFVNGEPNEIGTFSNDSRAAQLLGIPNLKEETSTSSSVGLVASLPGAGLTLTVDAYQIDIEDRIVISGSFSAGDDPELQQIFEAAGSTSAQFLTNAIDTKSQGLDITLSQVSEFGNATLKNDFAATFSKTEQVGDINTTPLLAGQESTFFGARDRLFLERAQPRTKVSLTNIYTMNKVTGLLRNVYYGSVIDPDSHADDALVEYGGKLVTDLSFRYGFSDVLSATIGVNNLFDIYPDENREASTSGDQFVYSRRTSQFGYTGRFMFLKVNFTLK; encoded by the coding sequence ATGAAAAATATGTACAAGTTGATGATCTCGAAGATGAGCTGTCTCATCCTCATCGGGATGCTATTTTCAAGCCAATTATCCATAGCGGGTGCTGCACAAAGCATCTGGGATGTCACGCTGGATTTGGAATTGAATGACGAACCATTGACCAAAGCGTTCGAAGAAATAGAGGCCAAGACTGATTTTACTTTTAATTATTCTAAGTCCGATGTAAAGGCCATAAAATTGACCAATAAGTACAAGGATGTTTCCCTGGGCCAGATCTTAACTGATTTCTCTAAAAAAGGGAAGTTAAAATTTCGCCAGATCGGGCAGCACATCAATGTCAATAAACTTCCAGAAGTAACCAATTCTACACCGATAGAAGTGGTAGAAATGGCTCCTATTCAGGTGAAAGTAACGGATGAAAGTGGAGAGCCTTTGATCGGTGTGACTGTGGTCATTCGAGGAACGAGTAGCGGTGCCGTAAGTGATTTCAATGGCATAGCGCGTATTGATGCCGAGCAAGGAGCCGTATTGGTGGTCAGTTATGTAGGTTTCCAGTCGCAAAACATTACCGTGGGTGCGGCCACTTCGTATGAGGTCGTACTGGTGGAAGACCTCAATCAATTGGAGAGCATCACCGTAACAGGTAGTAGGAATGAGAATCGATCTGTGACAGATACGCCTGTTCCGATCGACGTGATTGATATGGAAGAAATCGTAGCTCCCGGTGGGCAAATCTCCATCACGGAAATTCTGAATGTGGTAGCACCTTCTTTCACATCACAGACCCAAACCGTATCAGACGGTACAGACCACCTGGATCCTGCTTCATTGCGTGGATTAGGACCTGATCAGGTCTTGGTGCTGATCAATGGTAAGCGCCGACATGTCAGTTCCTTGTTGAACGTGAACGGAACTGTGGGTAGAGGTAGCGTGGGTACGGACATGAATTCTTTGCCTACAGCGGCGATCAAAAGAATTGAAGTATTGCGTGATGGTGCTGCTGCTCAATATGGATCAGACGCGATAGCGGGAGTCATTAACATTATTTTGAAAGACGCCACGGATCAGCTGGACCTTACGGTAACTACCGGAGCGAATTTTAGTTCGAATAGCAACCAATTTGACGGAGGAGTTGATGGAGAAAAGATCCAGATTGATGCCAATTACGGCATTCCACTTGGAGACGGCTTTATCAACTTTACAGGATCACTCGGCACCCGGACTCCTGCTTTGAGAAACAGAGATTATCAGGGAGATATTTTTCAGGGATTTCATGGAGCGGAGCGACTATTTGCGGCTTCAGGTGGGACAGTAGCTGATATGACATTGGCTGATTATCAATCGGCCGCAAGTGGTTTGAGTTATCTGGGGGCTGATGTGCTTACTGAGATTGCCGGTTTGGATGTGGCCAATGCAGATGATGTAACGCGGTTGCGTGAATTGTTGGGTACGGATGTAGATGAAGCGGAGCTTGCTGCCCGTGGCCTGACCCGAGAAGATTTCAGATTCAAAATTGGTACAGCGCAGTTGCGTGAAGGAAAAGCCTTTGCGAACATGTCGCTTCCCATTGGTGACAATGGAACAGAATTCTATGCTTTCGGGGGAATCGGCTATCGCCAGGGATTGGCTTCAGGGTTTTATCGTAGACCAGCACAGGGAGATGGACGAGCCAATACTCCGGCGTTCCCGAATGGGTTCTTACCAGGTATTCAATCGGATGTGTTAGATCAGTCTGTGTCCGTCGGGATCAAGAGTAAAATCAATGATTGGAAAGTCGACTTTTCCAATACGTTTGGCAGCAACACTTTTGATATTACCGTCGTGAATTCCAGCAATGGAACCCTGGGGGTTGCGACACCAAGAGACTTTAGGGCTGGGGGATTTGGCTTCAGTCAGAATACTACAAATCTGGACGTTTCTAAATACCATGATAGCATCCTTGAAGGATTCAATGTGGCTTTCGGGGCAGAGTATCGGGTAGAAAACTTCCAGGTTACTGCCGGAGAGGAAGCTTCCTGGGCGAACTACGATGTGAATGGCAACATCATCAATGCCGCCACAGATGATGCTTTGTTGGTGAGAAATAATTTTACCGGAGCGACTCTAGGTGGTGGCTCACAAGTTTATCGTGGCTTTACTCCTCAGAATGAAGTCAATCAATTTCGGAACAGTATCGCTGGCTACTTCGATTTTGAAGCAGATGTTACCGAAGCCTTGATCTTATCTTTCGCCACGCGTTTCGAATCTTATTCTGATTTCGGAGAGACGTTCAATTACAAAATTGCAGGTCGATATCAATTCTCAGAAAACCTGGCGATCAGAGGTGCTCAATCCACAGGTTTTAGAGCCCCTTCCTTGCATCAGAAGTTCTTCAGCCGAAGCAGCACAGTCTTTGTGAATGGAGAGCCGAACGAAATCGGAACTTTTTCGAATGACAGCAGGGCCGCACAATTGCTCGGGATTCCAAATTTGAAGGAGGAAACTTCTACCAGTTCCAGTGTCGGTTTGGTGGCTTCTTTACCTGGCGCAGGGCTCACGTTGACCGTGGATGCTTATCAGATTGATATCGAAGATCGCATCGTAATCTCAGGGAGCTTCAGTGCAGGTGATGACCCTGAGTTACAGCAGATTTTTGAGGCAGCAGGTTCTACCTCAGCGCAGTTCCTGACCAATGCGATTGATACCAAGTCACAAGGACTGGACATTACACTGTCGCAGGTATCGGAATTTGGGAACGCAACATTGAAAAATGATTTTGCAGCCACTTTCTCGAAAACAGAGCAAGTAGGAGACATCAATACGACACCTTTATTGGCTGGGCAAGAGAGCACTTTCTTTGGGGCGAGAGATCGGTTATTTCTGGAAAGAGCGCAGCCCAGGACCAAAGTTTCCCTGACCAACATCTATACGATGAATAAAGTGACTGGCTTGCTGAGAAACGTTTATTACGGATCGGTAATTGATCCTGATTCTCATGCCGATGATGCTTTAGTCGAGTATGGTGGAAAATTGGTTACGGACCTTTCTTTCCGATATGGTTTTTCCGATGTGTTGAGTGCAACGATCGGGGTGAACAATCTATTTGATATTTATCCTGACGAGAATCGGGAAGCCAGTACTTCCGGGGATCAATTTGTGTATTCCAGAAGAACCTCACAGTTTGGGTACACGGGTAGATTCATGTTCCTGAAAGTAAACTTTACTTTGAAGTGA
- a CDS encoding FecR domain-containing protein has protein sequence MSKDDSGNQYTSTNNVKVNEETIKAYLSGKLAEGEMPAVEAYLASETGERQLSQMMEQAWEEEDVVSDREVFERVESNLQDHIKQTKQEEVFRWTRLRATMGIAASIVLLLAFGVQFLLLEDSSKEAVAKVPMMIKETTKGLKSTVHLRDGSKVMLNSESKISYPQYFTDSSRVIHLEGEAFFEVAKDKSRPFTVIANGVSTTALGTSFNINGRGNQCKVSLATGKVAVHQVNEQENYFLKPGQAVQFDLEARTVSRSEYTGFEDFLWTKGIIAFNDDHFERVIEKLSRWYNVDFSIENTGVVKQYTGRFDNKSLETILENMSFTLGFDYFIHEKKVKIIFEN, from the coding sequence ATGAGTAAAGACGATTCGGGAAACCAATACACTAGTACCAATAACGTGAAAGTGAACGAAGAAACGATCAAAGCTTATTTGTCAGGCAAACTTGCAGAAGGAGAGATGCCAGCGGTTGAAGCATACCTTGCTTCGGAAACCGGGGAGCGACAGTTGAGCCAAATGATGGAGCAAGCCTGGGAGGAAGAGGACGTAGTTTCAGATCGAGAAGTGTTTGAACGTGTTGAGAGCAATCTTCAGGATCATATCAAGCAGACCAAACAAGAAGAAGTTTTCAGATGGACCCGATTGCGCGCCACAATGGGAATTGCAGCAAGTATCGTCTTGTTGCTTGCCTTTGGCGTGCAATTTCTACTGCTGGAAGATTCGTCGAAGGAAGCAGTGGCTAAGGTGCCCATGATGATCAAAGAAACAACGAAAGGCCTGAAGTCCACGGTGCATCTGCGTGATGGATCGAAGGTCATGTTGAATTCCGAAAGTAAAATTTCTTACCCACAATATTTTACCGATTCCAGCCGGGTGATCCATCTGGAAGGAGAAGCCTTTTTCGAAGTGGCGAAGGACAAGTCACGCCCCTTCACCGTCATTGCCAATGGCGTTTCCACCACGGCATTGGGCACGTCATTCAATATCAATGGCAGAGGAAATCAATGCAAGGTTTCCCTGGCTACCGGTAAGGTGGCAGTACATCAAGTCAATGAACAAGAAAATTATTTCCTAAAACCCGGCCAGGCAGTTCAGTTCGACCTGGAGGCAAGAACGGTCAGCCGAAGTGAGTACACCGGGTTTGAGGATTTTTTATGGACTAAAGGCATCATCGCCTTTAATGATGATCATTTTGAACGCGTGATAGAGAAGCTCTCCCGATGGTACAATGTTGATTTCAGCATTGAAAACACAGGGGTTGTCAAGCAATATACCGGCCGGTTCGACAACAAAAGCCTGGAAACCATACTGGAGAACATGTCTTTCACACTCGGTTTTGACTACTTCATTCATGAGAAGAAAGTCAAGATCATTTTTGAAAATTGA
- a CDS encoding RNA polymerase sigma-70 factor, protein MQSSVVSKDVIKALQSGMDWAFKIVFEAYNARIFGLALKMGLSREDAEGVLQEVFIAIWDQRKSIQTDLSFNALVFTIARRKVIATIRKNSSRTDHESDVRQMTAVSSTETEDYVIFKEMISEAREQIEKLPKRQQQIFMLSKENGLSNDEIAARLGLSKRTVENQLFRATKELRESLQLKSKKN, encoded by the coding sequence ATGCAATCTTCTGTTGTAAGTAAAGACGTAATCAAAGCCCTCCAGTCAGGAATGGACTGGGCTTTTAAGATTGTGTTCGAAGCTTACAATGCCCGGATATTTGGACTAGCACTGAAAATGGGATTGAGCCGGGAGGACGCTGAAGGTGTATTGCAGGAAGTATTCATTGCCATTTGGGACCAACGCAAGTCGATCCAGACAGATTTGTCCTTCAATGCCCTTGTTTTTACCATCGCTCGAAGAAAAGTTATCGCGACTATTCGAAAAAATAGTTCTCGAACAGATCATGAATCAGATGTACGGCAGATGACCGCTGTTTCCTCCACGGAGACAGAAGACTATGTCATTTTCAAAGAAATGATCTCCGAAGCGCGCGAGCAAATTGAAAAATTGCCCAAAAGGCAGCAGCAAATTTTCATGCTCAGTAAAGAAAATGGCCTAAGTAACGATGAAATCGCTGCTCGCTTGGGACTGTCGAAAAGGACGGTGGAAAATCAACTCTTCCGGGCGACCAAAGAGCTGCGGGAGTCACTGCAGTTGAAATCAAAAAAGAATTAA
- a CDS encoding S1-like domain-containing RNA-binding protein, with protein sequence MKIGTYNQLEVLRDTSVGLFLGDESGNEVLLPNKYVPANAKIGKTLDVFVYMDSEDRPIATTLRPFIQLGEFACLRVKDVSGVGAFLDWGLEKDLLVPFREQKDKMRVGKSYIVYLRLDEVTQRLVATAKLHKVFDKATNALEEGQEVDLIIGEGTEIGIEVVINHRYRGMLYRNEIFQDVMFGDPIKGFIKQVREDGKIDVSLRKTGMDNLEEGAQKILDELKANDGYLPLHDKSDPEDIQFQLEMSKKNFKRSLGTLYKKKLVVLEKDGVRLK encoded by the coding sequence ATGAAAATCGGCACTTACAATCAGTTGGAAGTTCTCAGAGACACCTCGGTGGGCTTATTTCTTGGCGATGAATCCGGAAATGAGGTATTACTCCCTAATAAGTATGTGCCGGCCAATGCAAAAATTGGTAAGACGCTGGATGTTTTTGTCTACATGGATTCGGAAGACCGGCCCATCGCTACTACGCTAAGACCCTTCATTCAACTGGGAGAGTTCGCTTGCCTAAGGGTGAAAGATGTCTCTGGTGTAGGCGCCTTTCTGGATTGGGGACTGGAAAAAGACTTACTCGTTCCTTTTCGTGAGCAGAAAGACAAAATGAGGGTTGGCAAGTCCTACATTGTTTACTTACGACTCGACGAAGTGACTCAAAGACTGGTGGCCACGGCCAAGCTTCACAAGGTATTTGACAAAGCAACCAACGCCCTGGAAGAAGGTCAGGAAGTGGACCTGATCATCGGCGAGGGTACAGAGATCGGCATAGAAGTCGTGATCAATCACCGGTACCGGGGAATGTTGTATCGCAATGAGATCTTTCAGGATGTGATGTTTGGAGACCCGATCAAAGGCTTCATCAAACAAGTACGAGAAGACGGCAAAATCGATGTAAGCCTACGCAAGACGGGCATGGATAATCTCGAAGAAGGTGCTCAAAAAATATTGGACGAACTAAAAGCCAATGATGGCTATCTACCCCTCCACGACAAAAGTGACCCTGAAGACATCCAATTCCAGCTGGAAATGAGCAAAAAGAACTTTAAACGCTCTTTGGGGACCTTGTACAAGAAGAAGCTTGTCGTACTGGAAAAGGATGGAGTGAGGTTGAAGTAA
- a CDS encoding helix-turn-helix transcriptional regulator, producing MKGTYLGEFEELILLLVGIMGEEAYGLAIVGELKQQVNRTATIGAVHSALSRLEEKGLLISKLSGATKERGGRRKRIFEVTAAGKNALEISRDARANLWTQYELKTI from the coding sequence ATGAAAGGAACATATCTCGGAGAATTTGAAGAATTGATCCTCCTGCTGGTAGGCATCATGGGTGAAGAAGCCTATGGACTGGCCATCGTTGGGGAATTGAAGCAGCAAGTGAACAGAACGGCCACTATCGGTGCTGTGCATTCCGCACTTAGCCGGTTGGAAGAAAAGGGGCTTTTGATCTCCAAACTATCCGGGGCCACCAAAGAGCGTGGTGGCAGAAGGAAACGCATCTTTGAAGTAACTGCTGCTGGCAAAAATGCCCTGGAAATCTCCCGAGATGCTCGAGCTAACCTTTGGACACAATACGAACTAAAAACCATCTAA